One region of Triticum aestivum cultivar Chinese Spring chromosome 6B, IWGSC CS RefSeq v2.1, whole genome shotgun sequence genomic DNA includes:
- the LOC123138485 gene encoding uncharacterized protein: MASLLFRSAAGSALRRSIPQGSFPVLRPSIPQGSFSRSPGRSLCDGAGRIEPNAHSSAKPNMGHSNRFEDETEFCTHGQTEFKELASNIRAMRDKVRLLEKTYEESERSDKRRKVLVLCSTTALLVTFFVFG, encoded by the exons ATGGCTTCATTGCTGTTCAGATCCGCCGCAGGCAGCGCTCTCCGGCGATCGATCCCGCAAGGGTCCTTCCCCGTGCTCCGGCCATCGATCCCGCAGGGGTCCTTCTCTCGGAGCCCAGGGCGGTCCCTCTGCGATGGCGCTGGGAGGATCGAACCTAATGCG CATTCTAGCGCAAAACCCAACATGGGACACTCCAACAGATTCGAGGATGAAACAGAATTCTGCACTCATGGTCAAACGGAATTTAAAGAGTTGGCTTCCAACATACGCGCCATGCGGGACAAAGTGCGACTCTTGGAAAAAACATATGAAGAATCGGAAAGATC GGACAAGCGTAGAAAAGTGCTGGTACTGTGTTCCACAACTGCTCTCCTCGTTACCTTTTTTGTATTTGGTTGA
- the LOC123138483 gene encoding uncharacterized protein: MAPYLLRSAVAILRRSTPQVSDVLRRSSPRSFSGGALRVEATKGCCMDKDMEKLAADLREVNAQLDFLLEQERRFERGQELQKKLSCVLVPATIAFYIFGPKKKGKPSEEEQPDI, translated from the exons ATGGCTCCGTACCTTCTGCGTTCCGCCGTCGCCATCCTCCGCcgatcgaccccgcaagtgtcggACGTCCTCCGCCGCTCCAGCCCCCGCTCCTTCTCCGGTGGTGCTCTGAGAGTTGAAGCCACAAAG GGGTGCTGCATGGACAAGGATATGGAAAAGCTTGCTGCAGACTTGCGTGAAGTGAATGCGCAACTCGATTTTCTGTTGGAGCAGGAGAGACG CTTCGAGCGTGGCCAGGAGCTGCAAAAGAAGCTGTCGTGCGTCCTTGTTCCTGCCACCATCGCATTCTACATCTTTGGCCCGAAGAAGAAGGGTAAGCCGTCGGAGGAGGAGCAACCAGACATTTAG